The following coding sequences are from one Geodermatophilus normandii window:
- the truB gene encoding tRNA pseudouridine(55) synthase TruB, which produces MSRRRAADADVTPGVLLVDKPGGMTSHDVVARARRVLSVRRVGHAGTLDPMATGLLVLGVGTATRLLGHLGGSDKVYEATVRLGQTTVTDDREGEVLTTTPAGGLDEDAVRAALAAQTGPLLQVPSSVSAVKVGGRRSYDRVRAGEEVVLEPRAVTVHRIDVHRVTRPTPDLVDVEVTVACTAGTYVRAIARDAGAALGVGGHLTALRRTASGPFTTAQAAPVEEAAAALAAGGGAGVLGLTEAATAIYPERRLSEEEARAVGYGQRVPATGRPGLTAAVDPAGRLVALLEDAGSGARVAVGFPPG; this is translated from the coding sequence ATGAGCCGCCGCCGCGCCGCCGACGCCGACGTGACCCCGGGGGTCCTGCTGGTCGACAAGCCCGGCGGGATGACCTCGCACGACGTCGTCGCCCGGGCCCGGCGGGTGCTGTCGGTCCGCCGGGTCGGGCACGCGGGCACCCTCGACCCGATGGCGACCGGGCTGCTCGTGCTCGGCGTCGGGACGGCGACCCGGCTGCTGGGCCACCTCGGCGGCTCGGACAAGGTCTACGAGGCCACCGTCCGGCTCGGGCAGACGACGGTCACCGACGACCGCGAGGGCGAGGTCCTCACCACCACCCCGGCCGGCGGCCTGGACGAGGACGCCGTGCGCGCGGCGCTCGCCGCCCAGACCGGCCCGCTGCTGCAGGTGCCCTCCTCGGTCAGCGCGGTCAAGGTCGGTGGCCGCCGCTCCTACGACCGTGTCCGGGCCGGTGAGGAGGTCGTCCTCGAGCCCCGCGCGGTCACCGTGCACCGCATCGACGTGCACCGGGTCACCCGGCCGACGCCCGACCTGGTCGACGTCGAGGTCACCGTCGCCTGCACCGCGGGCACCTACGTGCGTGCCATCGCCCGCGACGCCGGAGCGGCCCTCGGCGTCGGCGGGCACCTGACCGCGCTGCGCCGCACCGCGTCGGGGCCGTTCACCACCGCGCAGGCCGCCCCCGTCGAGGAGGCCGCGGCCGCGCTCGCCGCCGGAGGGGGAGCGGGGGTGCTCGGCCTGACCGAGGCGGCCACCGCGATCTACCCGGAGCGGCGGCTGTCCGAGGAGGAGGCCCGCGCCGTCGGGTACGGCCAGCGCGTCCCGGCCACCGGGCGGCCCGGCCTCACCGCCGCCGTCGACCCCGCGGGCCGGCTGGTCGCGCTCCTCGAGGACGCCGGGTCCGGCGCCCGGGTCGCGGTGGGCTTCCCGCCCGGCTGA
- a CDS encoding HAD family hydrolase, translating into MTEAPRPGVLFDVDGTLLDTNYLQVLAWWQAFRDTGHPEVSMADCHRSIGIASEELVTHLLGDDAGDTEAVSDAKTRRYEPLRELVTPFPRVDELLAACRERGLAVVLATSGKESDLEWMVPAIGGEDVVDGATCSADVESAKPAPDLLQTAVDAHGLDHDRTVAVGDTIWDVQAARDAGLPVIALTCGGISRAELLEAGADEVYDDPADLLASLDDSLVGKVAGG; encoded by the coding sequence ATGACCGAGGCCCCCCGTCCCGGCGTCCTGTTCGACGTCGACGGCACCCTGCTGGACACCAACTACCTGCAGGTCCTCGCCTGGTGGCAGGCCTTCCGCGACACCGGGCACCCGGAGGTCTCCATGGCCGACTGCCACCGGTCGATCGGCATCGCCAGCGAGGAGCTCGTCACCCACCTGCTCGGCGACGACGCCGGAGACACCGAGGCGGTCTCGGATGCCAAGACCCGGCGCTACGAGCCGCTGCGTGAGCTGGTCACGCCCTTCCCGCGCGTGGACGAGCTGCTGGCCGCCTGCCGGGAGCGCGGCCTGGCCGTGGTGCTGGCCACCAGCGGCAAGGAGTCCGACCTGGAGTGGATGGTGCCGGCGATCGGTGGCGAGGACGTCGTCGACGGGGCCACCTGCTCGGCCGACGTCGAGTCGGCCAAGCCGGCGCCGGACCTGCTGCAGACCGCCGTCGACGCGCACGGGCTCGACCACGACCGGACGGTGGCCGTGGGCGACACGATCTGGGACGTGCAGGCGGCGCGCGACGCCGGCCTGCCCGTCATCGCGCTGACCTGCGGGGGCATCTCGCGCGCCGAGCTGCTCGAGGCCGGGGCCGACGAGGTGTACGACGACCCCGCCGACCTGCTCGCCTCGCTCGACGACTCGCTCGTCGGGAAGGTAGCCGGCGGCTGA
- a CDS encoding antibiotic biosynthesis monooxygenase family protein yields MSVVKINAIVVPPHAQERFEERFRGRGGAVEKTPGFEWFELLRPVEGTDQYLVYTRWESEEAYRSWEGGQDFARAHGGGGDELAPAASDSHHLWSYEVVESSAPDRP; encoded by the coding sequence ATGAGCGTCGTGAAGATCAACGCGATCGTGGTGCCGCCGCACGCGCAGGAGCGCTTCGAGGAGCGCTTCCGCGGCCGGGGCGGAGCGGTCGAGAAGACCCCGGGCTTCGAGTGGTTCGAGCTGCTGCGCCCGGTCGAGGGCACCGACCAGTACCTCGTCTACACCCGGTGGGAGAGCGAGGAGGCCTACCGCAGCTGGGAGGGCGGCCAGGACTTCGCGCGCGCCCACGGCGGTGGCGGCGACGAGCTCGCCCCGGCCGCCAGCGACTCGCACCACCTGTGGTCCTACGAGGTGGTGGAGAGCTCCGCGCCCGACCGGCCCTGA